One segment of Desulfobulbaceae bacterium DNA contains the following:
- a CDS encoding NADH-quinone oxidoreductase subunit I: MTKPRQDVNNNSVLHSSAYYLQKIITGLVSLLSGMGVTIHYFVNPSRIITQQYPENRESLRMMDRFRGHLIMIHDANNQHHCTGCGICEKACPNGTISVLTTQNLAGNKMLGRYLYRFSQCTLCNLCVESCPFGAITMGQDFELAKYDRQLLTYILNKT; the protein is encoded by the coding sequence ATGACGAAACCGAGACAAGACGTAAACAACAACAGCGTACTCCATTCCAGCGCCTACTATCTACAAAAGATCATCACCGGCTTGGTTTCACTCTTGAGCGGCATGGGAGTTACAATTCACTATTTTGTCAATCCCAGCAGAATAATCACCCAACAATATCCGGAAAACCGAGAAAGCCTGCGAATGATGGATCGCTTCCGTGGCCATTTAATCATGATTCATGACGCAAACAACCAGCATCACTGCACCGGCTGCGGCATCTGCGAAAAGGCCTGCCCCAACGGCACAATATCTGTGCTCACCACTCAAAATCTAGCCGGGAACAAGATGCTTGGTCGCTATTTGTATCGCTTCTCCCAATGCACCCTGTGCAATCTCTGCGTTGAGTCCTGTCCGTTCGGGGCAATTACCATGGGCCAGGATTTCGAGTTGGCAAAGTATGACCGGCAGCTTTTGACCTATATCCTCAACAAAACTTGA